One stretch of Numenius arquata chromosome 8, bNumArq3.hap1.1, whole genome shotgun sequence DNA includes these proteins:
- the LAMB2 gene encoding laminin subunit beta-2 isoform X1, translating to MRSPGALLLLPLLAAARCSAGLGGAPAPDTPQGCARGSCYPATGDLLVGRAPRLSATSTCGLRRPQPYCIVSHLQEEKKCFICDSRRPYDARTNANSHRIENVVTTFAPRPKKAWWQSENGVEHVSIQLDLEAEFHFTHLIMTFKTFRPAAMLVERSADFGRSWKVYRYFAYDCATAFPHVPRGPPRHIDDVVCESRYSDIEPSTEGEVIYRVLDPSIPIRDPYSPAIQNLLRVTNLRVNLTKLHTLGDNLLDSRQEIREKYYYALYELVMRGNCFCYGHASECAPLSGAPATADGMVHGRCVCKHHTQGLNCERCEDFYHDLPWRPAEGSSTNACRRCDCNEHSRQCHFDMAVFLATGNTSGAVCDGCQHNTMGRRCHLCKPFYYKDPSKDLWDPAVCRACDCDPEGSLDGGLCDGADDPARGLIAGQCRCKEHVAGPRCDRCKPGFFGLSAANPQGCQRCQCDPRGTVAEGSRCDPISGECFCKRLVTGRNCDQCLPEYWGLSHDLPGCRPCDCDVGGARNHLCAVETGQCQCRSHVVGRQCSQVEPGFYRINLDHYTYEAEDARLHQGSVVEREPPTDHPASWTGTGFARMLEGGWVEFHVNNVPFSTEYDVIIRYEPQHPEPWQEVRVRVLRPSPVSASSPCGNTIPADDQLSTSLPSGARYVVLPQPICLERGVSYTLRLELGCATARQDPTASVLIDSLVLVPRYSSLEMFIAGDPGSMERRETFERYRCAQPFHTAGPSPVAEPCSSLLHSLSAILHDGALPCLCDPQGSLSAECQPQGGQCRCKPNVMGRRCHRCFPGTFGFGPGGCRACQCSREGSVSTVCDSTTGQCSCREGAHGTRCDRCQPGHWGFPTCRPCQCNGHAEDCDPQTGSCLRCRDHTDGERCQRCVAGHFGNPSLGSGQHCRPCPCPEGPGSLRHFAASCYQDSQSRQVVCHCSPGYTGPRCDECAPGYYGDPLQPGGRCLPCQCHDNIDMTDPEACDRRTGHCLRCLYNTAGPQCAECQPGYYGDATRHSCRRCSCNTLGTDPSTCGPQQCQCDRRSGQCHCLPHVEGQNCDRCSPNFWNLGSGQGCQPCACHPQHSLTPACNQFTGQCSCRPGFGGRTCADCQEHHWGDPRQQCRACDCDPRGVASTQCDRGSGHCDCRPGISGVRCDQCARGFSGTFPTCQPCHPCFGDWDRVVQDLAARTRALAQRASLLQHTGAAGIFEGTFRRLEESLATVRNVVATRNATAATAAHLTHTTEGLRQQIGEATERLTRLEGELTAAQDANFNASHVLSAVDRGARALNHSLQDLEQRLHTLKTSNFLGAYDSIRQSHGESREAERRADTSTRAVPSPVSTSAATRHRTEQLLASRRDDFNRQNAASRRALMDLATRAQALSLHPLNEKVCGAAGDVPCAESPCGGAGCRDEDGGRRCGGLSCSGAVSTADSALDRARHAQEELQRATSDVAQLSHKVAEAKGKADEARLRAQAALDKANQTRARVESSNKELRELISHVKAFLSQEGADPESIEVVASRVLELSLPAAPAQIHRLAEEIKARVRSLASVDAILEQTAGDVRQAGQLLQDAQRARSRAEGVRGTAEAVQQALEEARRAQGMAEQALHHAASDIQHSETALGTMQDQTASAEQWLAGAMGRIGVLDGQTDALKVKRANNSLAATRAQEAASAARDRAGEAKQVLEGPLRDRYQTAQELVQHRAQGVQQAGSRAQQLRDEAAGLLRDAQGKLQRLRALEEAYERNERVLDAKAAQLGGLEARMREVLATINQQVQIYNTCQ from the exons ATGCGGAGCCCCGgcgccctcctgctgctgccgctgctggccg CcgcccgctgctccgcagggctggggggggctccggcccccgacaccccccaggGCTGCGCCCGCGGCAGCTGCTACCCGGCCACCGGGGACCTGCTGGTGGGGCGAGCCCCCCGCCTGAGTGCCACCTCCACCTGCGGGCTGCGCCGGCCCCAGCCCTACTGCATCGTCAGCCACCTCCAG GAGGAGAAGAAGTGCTTCATCTGCGACTCACGGCGGCCCTACGATGCCCGCACCAATGCCAACAGCCACCGCATCGAGAACGTGGTCACCACCTTCGCCCCCCGTCCCAAGAAAGCCTGGTGGCAGTCAGAGAACG GCGTGGAGCATGTCAGCATCCAGCTGGACCTGGAGGCCGAGTTCCACTTCACCCACCTCATCATGACCTTCAAG ACCTTCCGCCCTGCGGCCATGCTGGTGGAACGCTCGGCTGACTTTGGGCGCAGCTGGAAGGTCTACCGCTACTTCGCCTATGACTGCGCCACTGCCTTCCCTCACGTCCCCCGCGGGCCCCCGCGCCACATCGACGACGTCGTCTGCGAGTCCCGCTACTCCGACATCGAGCCCTCCACTGAGGGGGAG GTGATCTACCGGGTGCTggacccctccatccccatccggGACCCCTACAGCCCCGCCATCCAGA ACCTGCTGCGTGTCACCAACCTGCGGGTGAACCTCACGAAGCTGCACACGCTGGGGGACAACCTGCTGGACTCGCGGCAGGAGATCCGGGAGAAGTATTACTACGCTCTCTACGAGCTGGTGATGCGCGGGAACTGCTTCTGCTACGGGCACGCCTCCGAGTGCGCCCCGCTCAGCGGGGCCCCGGCCACTGCCGACGGCATG GTGCATGGGCGCTGCGTCTGCAAGCACCACACGCAGGGGCTGAACTGCGAGCGCTGTGAGGACTTCTACCACGACCTGCCCTGGCGCCCGGCTGAGGGCTCCAGCACCAACGCCTGCCGCC GCTGCGACTGCAACGAGCACTCCCGGCAATGCCACTTCGACATGGCCGTCTTCCTGGCCACGGGGAACACCAGCGGGGCCGTGTGTGACGGCTGCCAGCACAACACCATGGGTCGCCGCTGCCACCTCTGCAAGCCCTTCTACTACAAGGACCCCAGCAAGGACCTGTGGGACCCTGCAGTGTGccgag CCTGCGACTGTGACCCCGAGGGCTCTCTGGATGGGGGGCTGTGTGATGGCGCCGACGACCCAGCCCGAGGGCTGATTGCGGGGCAGTGCCGCTGCAAGGAGCACGTGGCTGGTCCCCGCTGCGACCGCTGCAAACCCGGCTTCTTCGGCCTCAGCGCCGCCAACCCACAAGGCTGCCAGC GGTGCCAGTGTGACCCCCGTGGCACGGTGGCTGAGGGCAGCCGGTGTGACCCCATCAGTGGCGAGTGCTTCTGCAAGCGGCTGGTGACCGGGCGCAACTGCGACCAGTGCCTG CCCGAGTACTGGGGGCTGAGCCACGACCTCCCGGGCTGCAGGCCCTGCGACTGCGACGTGGGAGGTGCCCGCAACCACCT GTGTGCTGTGGAGACAGGGCAGTGCCAGTGCCGCAGCCATGTGGTGGGACGGCAGTGCAGCCAGGTGGAACCCGGTTTCTACCGCATCAACCTGGACCATTACACCTACGAGGCTGAGGATGCTCGGCTGCATCAG GGCTCTGTGGTGGAGCGTGAACCCCCCACGGACCACCCAGCTTCGTGGACAGGAACGGGCTTTGCCCGCATGCTGGAGGGTGGCTGGGTGGAGTTTCACGTGAACAACGTGCCTTTCTCCACTGAGTATGATGTGATCATCCGCTATGAGCCCCAG CACCCGGAGCCCTggcaggaggtgagggtgagAGTGCTACGCCCCAGCCCTGTCTCTGCCAGCAGCCCTTGCGGAAACACCATCCCAGCTGATGACCAGCTCTCCACCAGCCTCCCCTCGGGTGCCAG GTACGTggtgctgccccagcccatcTGCCTGGAGCGGGGCGTCTCCTACACCCTCCgcctggagctgggctgtgccaccGCTCGGCAGGATCCCACCGCCAGCGTGCTCATCGATTCG CTGGTGCTTGTGCCCCGTTACTCCTCGCTGGAGATGTTCATCGCGGGTGACCCTGGCTCCATGGAGCGACGGGAGACCTTTGAGCGGTACCGCTGTGCCCAGCCCTTCCACACCGCGGGGCCCTCGCCCGTGGCTGAGccctgctccagcctcctgcaCAGCCTCTCGGCCATCCTGCATGATGGAGCACTGC cctgcctctGCGACCCCCAGGGCTCGCTCAGCGCCGAGTGCCAGCCCCAGGGCGGCCAGTGCCGGTGCAAACCCAATGTCATGGGACGGCGCTGCCACCGCTGCTTCCCGGGAACTTTCGGCTTTGGGCCTGGAGGGTGCCGAG CGTGCCAGTGCAGCAGGGAGGGCTCAGTGAGCACCGTCTGCGACAGCACCACAGGACAGTGCTCCTGCCGCGAGGGTGCCCACGGCACGCGCTGTGACCGCTGCCAGCCCGGCCACTGGGGCTTCCCCACCTGCCGGCCCTGCCAGTGCAACGGGCACGCTGAGGACTGCGACCCCCAGACGGGCAGCTGCCTGCGCTGCCGGGACCACACGGACGGTGAGAGATGCCAGAG GTGTGTGGCCGGGCACTTTGGGAACCCGTCGCTGGGCTCTGGGCAGCACTGCCGGCCATGCCCCTGCCCTGAAGGGCCCGGCAGCCTCCGCCATTTCGCCGCCTCCTGCTACCAGGACAGCCAGTCCCGGCAGGTTGTCTGCCACTGCAGCCCTGGCTACACAG GTCCCCGCTGCGATGAGTGTGCCCCCGGGTACTATGGGGACCCACTGCAGCCTGGTGggcgctgcctgccctgccagtgcCACGATAACATCGACATGACGGACCCAGAGGCATGCGACCGGCGCACGGGACACTGCCTGCGCTGCCTCTACAACACGGCGGGGCCCCAGTGTGCCGAGTGCCAGCCCGGCTACTACGGGGATGCCACACGGCACAGCTGCAGGC GTTGCTCCTGCAACACACTGGGCACCGACCCCAGCACCTGCGGGCCCCAGCAGTGCCAGTGTGACAGGCGCAGCGGGCAGTGCCACTGCCTGCCCCATGTGGAGGGTCAGAACTGCGACCGCTGCAGCCCCAACTTCTGGAACCTGGGTAGTGggcagggctgccagccctgtgccTGCCACCCCCAGCATTCCCTGACACCGGCTTGCAACCAG TTCACAGGGCAATGCTCATGCCGGCCAGGCTTCGGGGGCCGGACCTGTGCCGACTGCCAGGAGCACCACTGGGGTGACCCACGGCAGCAGTGTCGAG CCTGTGACTGCGACCCCCGCGGTGTTGCCAGCACCCAGTGCGACCGCGGCAGCGGCCACTGTGACTGCCGGCCTGGCATCTCTGGAGTCCGCTGCGACCAGTGCGCCCGTGGCTTCTCCGGCACTTTCCCcacctgccagccctgccacccctgcTTTGGGGACTGGGACCGGGTGGTGCAGGACCTGGCTGCCCGCACCCGGGCGCTGGCGCAGCGGGCCAGCCTCCTGCAGCACACCGGGGCCGCCGGCATCTTCGAGGGCACCTTCCGGCGGCTTGAGGAGAGCCTGGCCACCGTGCGTAACGTGGTGGCCACCCGCAATGCCACCGCTGCCACTGCCGCCCACCTGACACACACCACGGAGGGGCTGCG GCAGCAGATCGGTGAGGCAACGGAGAGGCTGACACGGCTGGAAGGGGAGCTGACAGCTGCCCAGGACGCCAACTTCAACGCTAGCCACGTGCTGAGCGCGGTGGACCGGGGTGCCCGTGCTCTCAACCACAGCCTGCAGGACCTGGAGCAGCGGCTGCACACCCTCAAGACCTCCAATTTCCTTG gtgcCTACGACAGCATTCGCCAGTCCCATGGGGAGTCACGGGAGGCTGAGCGCCGGGCGGACACCTCCACCCGTGCTGTGCCCAGCCCTGTCAGCACCTCAGCAGCTACCCGGCATCGCACCGAGCAGCTCCTGGCCAGCCGGCGGGATGACTTCAACCGCCAAAACGCGGCCAGCCGTCGGGCGCTGATGGACCTGGCAACAAGAGCGCAGGCACTGAGCCTGCACCCGCTCAATGAGAAG GTCTGCGGTGCAGCAGGTGACGTGCCCTGTGCCGAGAGCCCCTGCGGGGGAGCTGGGTGTCGGGACGAGGATGGGGGGCGGCGCTGCGGGGGGCTGAGCTGCAGCGGGGCCGTGTCCACAGCCGACAGCGCGCTGGACCGGGCACGCCATGCCCAGGAGGAGCTGCAGCGGGCAACCAGCGACGTGGCCCAGCTCTCCCACAAG GTGGCAGAAGCCAAGGGGAAGGCAGATGAGGCCCGGCTGCGGGCACAGGCAGCCCTGGACAAGGCAAACCAGACCAGGGCCCGGGTGGAGAGCTCCAACAAGGAGCTGCGAGAGCTCATCAGCCATGTCAAGGCCTTCCTGAGCC aggagggggctgaCCCTGAGAGCATCGAGGTGGTCGCCAGCCGTGTGCTGGAGCTGTCGCTCCCCGCCGCACCGGCCCAGATCCACCGCCTGGCCGAGGAGATCAAGGCACGGGTGCGCAGCCTGGCCAGTGTGGACGCCATCCTGGAGCAGACAGCAGGTGATGTGCGCCAGGCagggcagctgctgcaggacGCCCAGCGGGCCAG gtCACGAGCAGAGGGTGTGCGGGGCACAGCCGAGGCAGTGCAGCAGGCGTTAGAGGAGGCACGGCGAGCCCAGGGCATGGCTGAGCAGGCGCTGCACCATGCTGCCAGTGACATCCAGCACAGCGAGACAGCCCTCGGCACG atgcaggaccagACAGCGAGCGCAGAGCAGTGGCTGGCAGGTGCCATGGGGCGGATTGGGGTcctggatggacagacagatgcCCTGAAGGTGAAACGTGCCAACAACAGCCTGGCAGCCACACGTGCCCAGGAAGCGGCCAGTGCTGCACGGGACCGAGCTGGCGAGGCCAAGCAG GTGCTAGAGGGGCCGCTGCGGGACCGTTACCAGACGGCACAGGAGCTGGTGCAGCACCGGGCGCAGGGCGTGCAGCAGGCGGGCAGCCGGGCACAGCAGTTGCGGGATGAGGCTGCTGGGCTGTTGCGGGACGCCCAGGGCAAGCTGCAGCGGCTGCGAG cactGGAGGAGGCATATGAACGGAATGAGCGGGTGCTGGATGCCAAGGCGGCCCAGCTGGGCGGGCTGGAGGCCAGGATGAGGGAGGTGCTCGCCACCATCAACCAGCAGGTCCAGATCTACAACACCTGTCAGTGA
- the LAMB2 gene encoding laminin subunit beta-2 isoform X2: MRSPGALLLLPLLAGLGGAPAPDTPQGCARGSCYPATGDLLVGRAPRLSATSTCGLRRPQPYCIVSHLQEEKKCFICDSRRPYDARTNANSHRIENVVTTFAPRPKKAWWQSENGVEHVSIQLDLEAEFHFTHLIMTFKTFRPAAMLVERSADFGRSWKVYRYFAYDCATAFPHVPRGPPRHIDDVVCESRYSDIEPSTEGEVIYRVLDPSIPIRDPYSPAIQNLLRVTNLRVNLTKLHTLGDNLLDSRQEIREKYYYALYELVMRGNCFCYGHASECAPLSGAPATADGMVHGRCVCKHHTQGLNCERCEDFYHDLPWRPAEGSSTNACRRCDCNEHSRQCHFDMAVFLATGNTSGAVCDGCQHNTMGRRCHLCKPFYYKDPSKDLWDPAVCRACDCDPEGSLDGGLCDGADDPARGLIAGQCRCKEHVAGPRCDRCKPGFFGLSAANPQGCQRCQCDPRGTVAEGSRCDPISGECFCKRLVTGRNCDQCLPEYWGLSHDLPGCRPCDCDVGGARNHLCAVETGQCQCRSHVVGRQCSQVEPGFYRINLDHYTYEAEDARLHQGSVVEREPPTDHPASWTGTGFARMLEGGWVEFHVNNVPFSTEYDVIIRYEPQHPEPWQEVRVRVLRPSPVSASSPCGNTIPADDQLSTSLPSGARYVVLPQPICLERGVSYTLRLELGCATARQDPTASVLIDSLVLVPRYSSLEMFIAGDPGSMERRETFERYRCAQPFHTAGPSPVAEPCSSLLHSLSAILHDGALPCLCDPQGSLSAECQPQGGQCRCKPNVMGRRCHRCFPGTFGFGPGGCRACQCSREGSVSTVCDSTTGQCSCREGAHGTRCDRCQPGHWGFPTCRPCQCNGHAEDCDPQTGSCLRCRDHTDGERCQRCVAGHFGNPSLGSGQHCRPCPCPEGPGSLRHFAASCYQDSQSRQVVCHCSPGYTGPRCDECAPGYYGDPLQPGGRCLPCQCHDNIDMTDPEACDRRTGHCLRCLYNTAGPQCAECQPGYYGDATRHSCRRCSCNTLGTDPSTCGPQQCQCDRRSGQCHCLPHVEGQNCDRCSPNFWNLGSGQGCQPCACHPQHSLTPACNQFTGQCSCRPGFGGRTCADCQEHHWGDPRQQCRACDCDPRGVASTQCDRGSGHCDCRPGISGVRCDQCARGFSGTFPTCQPCHPCFGDWDRVVQDLAARTRALAQRASLLQHTGAAGIFEGTFRRLEESLATVRNVVATRNATAATAAHLTHTTEGLRQQIGEATERLTRLEGELTAAQDANFNASHVLSAVDRGARALNHSLQDLEQRLHTLKTSNFLGAYDSIRQSHGESREAERRADTSTRAVPSPVSTSAATRHRTEQLLASRRDDFNRQNAASRRALMDLATRAQALSLHPLNEKVCGAAGDVPCAESPCGGAGCRDEDGGRRCGGLSCSGAVSTADSALDRARHAQEELQRATSDVAQLSHKVAEAKGKADEARLRAQAALDKANQTRARVESSNKELRELISHVKAFLSQEGADPESIEVVASRVLELSLPAAPAQIHRLAEEIKARVRSLASVDAILEQTAGDVRQAGQLLQDAQRARSRAEGVRGTAEAVQQALEEARRAQGMAEQALHHAASDIQHSETALGTMQDQTASAEQWLAGAMGRIGVLDGQTDALKVKRANNSLAATRAQEAASAARDRAGEAKQVLEGPLRDRYQTAQELVQHRAQGVQQAGSRAQQLRDEAAGLLRDAQGKLQRLRALEEAYERNERVLDAKAAQLGGLEARMREVLATINQQVQIYNTCQ; encoded by the exons ATGCGGAGCCCCGgcgccctcctgctgctgccgctgctggccg ggctggggggggctccggcccccgacaccccccaggGCTGCGCCCGCGGCAGCTGCTACCCGGCCACCGGGGACCTGCTGGTGGGGCGAGCCCCCCGCCTGAGTGCCACCTCCACCTGCGGGCTGCGCCGGCCCCAGCCCTACTGCATCGTCAGCCACCTCCAG GAGGAGAAGAAGTGCTTCATCTGCGACTCACGGCGGCCCTACGATGCCCGCACCAATGCCAACAGCCACCGCATCGAGAACGTGGTCACCACCTTCGCCCCCCGTCCCAAGAAAGCCTGGTGGCAGTCAGAGAACG GCGTGGAGCATGTCAGCATCCAGCTGGACCTGGAGGCCGAGTTCCACTTCACCCACCTCATCATGACCTTCAAG ACCTTCCGCCCTGCGGCCATGCTGGTGGAACGCTCGGCTGACTTTGGGCGCAGCTGGAAGGTCTACCGCTACTTCGCCTATGACTGCGCCACTGCCTTCCCTCACGTCCCCCGCGGGCCCCCGCGCCACATCGACGACGTCGTCTGCGAGTCCCGCTACTCCGACATCGAGCCCTCCACTGAGGGGGAG GTGATCTACCGGGTGCTggacccctccatccccatccggGACCCCTACAGCCCCGCCATCCAGA ACCTGCTGCGTGTCACCAACCTGCGGGTGAACCTCACGAAGCTGCACACGCTGGGGGACAACCTGCTGGACTCGCGGCAGGAGATCCGGGAGAAGTATTACTACGCTCTCTACGAGCTGGTGATGCGCGGGAACTGCTTCTGCTACGGGCACGCCTCCGAGTGCGCCCCGCTCAGCGGGGCCCCGGCCACTGCCGACGGCATG GTGCATGGGCGCTGCGTCTGCAAGCACCACACGCAGGGGCTGAACTGCGAGCGCTGTGAGGACTTCTACCACGACCTGCCCTGGCGCCCGGCTGAGGGCTCCAGCACCAACGCCTGCCGCC GCTGCGACTGCAACGAGCACTCCCGGCAATGCCACTTCGACATGGCCGTCTTCCTGGCCACGGGGAACACCAGCGGGGCCGTGTGTGACGGCTGCCAGCACAACACCATGGGTCGCCGCTGCCACCTCTGCAAGCCCTTCTACTACAAGGACCCCAGCAAGGACCTGTGGGACCCTGCAGTGTGccgag CCTGCGACTGTGACCCCGAGGGCTCTCTGGATGGGGGGCTGTGTGATGGCGCCGACGACCCAGCCCGAGGGCTGATTGCGGGGCAGTGCCGCTGCAAGGAGCACGTGGCTGGTCCCCGCTGCGACCGCTGCAAACCCGGCTTCTTCGGCCTCAGCGCCGCCAACCCACAAGGCTGCCAGC GGTGCCAGTGTGACCCCCGTGGCACGGTGGCTGAGGGCAGCCGGTGTGACCCCATCAGTGGCGAGTGCTTCTGCAAGCGGCTGGTGACCGGGCGCAACTGCGACCAGTGCCTG CCCGAGTACTGGGGGCTGAGCCACGACCTCCCGGGCTGCAGGCCCTGCGACTGCGACGTGGGAGGTGCCCGCAACCACCT GTGTGCTGTGGAGACAGGGCAGTGCCAGTGCCGCAGCCATGTGGTGGGACGGCAGTGCAGCCAGGTGGAACCCGGTTTCTACCGCATCAACCTGGACCATTACACCTACGAGGCTGAGGATGCTCGGCTGCATCAG GGCTCTGTGGTGGAGCGTGAACCCCCCACGGACCACCCAGCTTCGTGGACAGGAACGGGCTTTGCCCGCATGCTGGAGGGTGGCTGGGTGGAGTTTCACGTGAACAACGTGCCTTTCTCCACTGAGTATGATGTGATCATCCGCTATGAGCCCCAG CACCCGGAGCCCTggcaggaggtgagggtgagAGTGCTACGCCCCAGCCCTGTCTCTGCCAGCAGCCCTTGCGGAAACACCATCCCAGCTGATGACCAGCTCTCCACCAGCCTCCCCTCGGGTGCCAG GTACGTggtgctgccccagcccatcTGCCTGGAGCGGGGCGTCTCCTACACCCTCCgcctggagctgggctgtgccaccGCTCGGCAGGATCCCACCGCCAGCGTGCTCATCGATTCG CTGGTGCTTGTGCCCCGTTACTCCTCGCTGGAGATGTTCATCGCGGGTGACCCTGGCTCCATGGAGCGACGGGAGACCTTTGAGCGGTACCGCTGTGCCCAGCCCTTCCACACCGCGGGGCCCTCGCCCGTGGCTGAGccctgctccagcctcctgcaCAGCCTCTCGGCCATCCTGCATGATGGAGCACTGC cctgcctctGCGACCCCCAGGGCTCGCTCAGCGCCGAGTGCCAGCCCCAGGGCGGCCAGTGCCGGTGCAAACCCAATGTCATGGGACGGCGCTGCCACCGCTGCTTCCCGGGAACTTTCGGCTTTGGGCCTGGAGGGTGCCGAG CGTGCCAGTGCAGCAGGGAGGGCTCAGTGAGCACCGTCTGCGACAGCACCACAGGACAGTGCTCCTGCCGCGAGGGTGCCCACGGCACGCGCTGTGACCGCTGCCAGCCCGGCCACTGGGGCTTCCCCACCTGCCGGCCCTGCCAGTGCAACGGGCACGCTGAGGACTGCGACCCCCAGACGGGCAGCTGCCTGCGCTGCCGGGACCACACGGACGGTGAGAGATGCCAGAG GTGTGTGGCCGGGCACTTTGGGAACCCGTCGCTGGGCTCTGGGCAGCACTGCCGGCCATGCCCCTGCCCTGAAGGGCCCGGCAGCCTCCGCCATTTCGCCGCCTCCTGCTACCAGGACAGCCAGTCCCGGCAGGTTGTCTGCCACTGCAGCCCTGGCTACACAG GTCCCCGCTGCGATGAGTGTGCCCCCGGGTACTATGGGGACCCACTGCAGCCTGGTGggcgctgcctgccctgccagtgcCACGATAACATCGACATGACGGACCCAGAGGCATGCGACCGGCGCACGGGACACTGCCTGCGCTGCCTCTACAACACGGCGGGGCCCCAGTGTGCCGAGTGCCAGCCCGGCTACTACGGGGATGCCACACGGCACAGCTGCAGGC GTTGCTCCTGCAACACACTGGGCACCGACCCCAGCACCTGCGGGCCCCAGCAGTGCCAGTGTGACAGGCGCAGCGGGCAGTGCCACTGCCTGCCCCATGTGGAGGGTCAGAACTGCGACCGCTGCAGCCCCAACTTCTGGAACCTGGGTAGTGggcagggctgccagccctgtgccTGCCACCCCCAGCATTCCCTGACACCGGCTTGCAACCAG TTCACAGGGCAATGCTCATGCCGGCCAGGCTTCGGGGGCCGGACCTGTGCCGACTGCCAGGAGCACCACTGGGGTGACCCACGGCAGCAGTGTCGAG CCTGTGACTGCGACCCCCGCGGTGTTGCCAGCACCCAGTGCGACCGCGGCAGCGGCCACTGTGACTGCCGGCCTGGCATCTCTGGAGTCCGCTGCGACCAGTGCGCCCGTGGCTTCTCCGGCACTTTCCCcacctgccagccctgccacccctgcTTTGGGGACTGGGACCGGGTGGTGCAGGACCTGGCTGCCCGCACCCGGGCGCTGGCGCAGCGGGCCAGCCTCCTGCAGCACACCGGGGCCGCCGGCATCTTCGAGGGCACCTTCCGGCGGCTTGAGGAGAGCCTGGCCACCGTGCGTAACGTGGTGGCCACCCGCAATGCCACCGCTGCCACTGCCGCCCACCTGACACACACCACGGAGGGGCTGCG GCAGCAGATCGGTGAGGCAACGGAGAGGCTGACACGGCTGGAAGGGGAGCTGACAGCTGCCCAGGACGCCAACTTCAACGCTAGCCACGTGCTGAGCGCGGTGGACCGGGGTGCCCGTGCTCTCAACCACAGCCTGCAGGACCTGGAGCAGCGGCTGCACACCCTCAAGACCTCCAATTTCCTTG gtgcCTACGACAGCATTCGCCAGTCCCATGGGGAGTCACGGGAGGCTGAGCGCCGGGCGGACACCTCCACCCGTGCTGTGCCCAGCCCTGTCAGCACCTCAGCAGCTACCCGGCATCGCACCGAGCAGCTCCTGGCCAGCCGGCGGGATGACTTCAACCGCCAAAACGCGGCCAGCCGTCGGGCGCTGATGGACCTGGCAACAAGAGCGCAGGCACTGAGCCTGCACCCGCTCAATGAGAAG GTCTGCGGTGCAGCAGGTGACGTGCCCTGTGCCGAGAGCCCCTGCGGGGGAGCTGGGTGTCGGGACGAGGATGGGGGGCGGCGCTGCGGGGGGCTGAGCTGCAGCGGGGCCGTGTCCACAGCCGACAGCGCGCTGGACCGGGCACGCCATGCCCAGGAGGAGCTGCAGCGGGCAACCAGCGACGTGGCCCAGCTCTCCCACAAG GTGGCAGAAGCCAAGGGGAAGGCAGATGAGGCCCGGCTGCGGGCACAGGCAGCCCTGGACAAGGCAAACCAGACCAGGGCCCGGGTGGAGAGCTCCAACAAGGAGCTGCGAGAGCTCATCAGCCATGTCAAGGCCTTCCTGAGCC aggagggggctgaCCCTGAGAGCATCGAGGTGGTCGCCAGCCGTGTGCTGGAGCTGTCGCTCCCCGCCGCACCGGCCCAGATCCACCGCCTGGCCGAGGAGATCAAGGCACGGGTGCGCAGCCTGGCCAGTGTGGACGCCATCCTGGAGCAGACAGCAGGTGATGTGCGCCAGGCagggcagctgctgcaggacGCCCAGCGGGCCAG gtCACGAGCAGAGGGTGTGCGGGGCACAGCCGAGGCAGTGCAGCAGGCGTTAGAGGAGGCACGGCGAGCCCAGGGCATGGCTGAGCAGGCGCTGCACCATGCTGCCAGTGACATCCAGCACAGCGAGACAGCCCTCGGCACG atgcaggaccagACAGCGAGCGCAGAGCAGTGGCTGGCAGGTGCCATGGGGCGGATTGGGGTcctggatggacagacagatgcCCTGAAGGTGAAACGTGCCAACAACAGCCTGGCAGCCACACGTGCCCAGGAAGCGGCCAGTGCTGCACGGGACCGAGCTGGCGAGGCCAAGCAG GTGCTAGAGGGGCCGCTGCGGGACCGTTACCAGACGGCACAGGAGCTGGTGCAGCACCGGGCGCAGGGCGTGCAGCAGGCGGGCAGCCGGGCACAGCAGTTGCGGGATGAGGCTGCTGGGCTGTTGCGGGACGCCCAGGGCAAGCTGCAGCGGCTGCGAG cactGGAGGAGGCATATGAACGGAATGAGCGGGTGCTGGATGCCAAGGCGGCCCAGCTGGGCGGGCTGGAGGCCAGGATGAGGGAGGTGCTCGCCACCATCAACCAGCAGGTCCAGATCTACAACACCTGTCAGTGA